TGGTGGCGCACATAAGGCAGAACTTCCGCAAGTGCGAGTGCAGGAAGTAGGGAGAATTTGTCAGATTGATAGCGGCGTTGTTTTCGGCAACATCTTTTTTTTCTCCGAGAACCTTTTCCTTATATCAATTACGGCTTGGGTGATCTCTGCGGGCAGGGATTCGAGTTCCTCTCCCGTTTCCGCCCGCACCGCGTGCCAGAGCGGTTCCATGGTTTCAGTCAGGGCAGGATGGCTTTCCATTATCTGCATGACCTGTTGGCTCCAGCCGGCCGCCGTGAGATTGATTAGGGATTCCGTCAGATCATGCGTGTTCCAGTATCGTTGGCCGACGGCGACGGAAAGCGCTCGGTCAAGTTTTTCAAGAGCTGCCATCCAGTTCCCGCAGCGGGCCAGTACATCGGAGACCGTATGAAACGCGGCAGGTTCCTCCGGCATCAGTTCCGCCGCGCGGCAAGCGTAGCGTTTCGCTTCTTCCAGGCGCGCAACGTCGTCACTCCTGAGAATCGCCTCCGCCCTGACGCGCCAGGCCTCGCCACACTCGGGGTCGAGTTCTGCTGCCTTTTTGCAACCTGATTCCGAGTTGTCATAACATCCCAGCAAGTTGGCAATATTGCTCCTAGTGGCCAGCAGCTTAGCGAATTTCTGACGCGTATCTACCGGATCTTTCATATAAATATATTCTGAAAACCGGCCGTGGGAAGTGATCCAGTCTTCAAACCGCCCCAGTTCCAAATATGCGGTGTCCAGAGCAAACAACGCTAGACTGGCACCGTAACGTAATGTTGCCGAGTCATCGGTACGAACATATTGAGTGAAGCTTTCCAAAATGGAGACAACTTCATCATAACGCTTTTGTGCGACAAGGACGTTTCCTTTCTCGGCGAGCGTCTTGATAAGCGCCAGGCGCAACCATTCCGGATCGTCCGGGCGGACATATTGCGAAGCTTGTCGCCAGGTCGCGAGAGCTTCTTCGTGATGATCCTTTTCCGAGAAAAATTCGCCAAGAAGCCGAAGCCATTCAGTGGCTGCATAGCGTAGAGGGTGCGGGTCGTCCTGATTTACAAGCTCCGGAATTTTCCCTATAACGTTTGAGGCATCGCCAGAATTTTCCAGAGTGAAAAGAATTCCGGCCTCTGCAATCAGAGCTCCAAGTGCGTAAATCCGCAACTGTGCGGCATCATCGGGACTGACAGCCTCGGTTACATGCCTGAACGCATCGAGGGCATCCTCAAAATGCTTTCTTCCTCCTAAGGCGAAACCAAGAAGAAACCGAGCAAAAAGATTCTCCGGTTCTTGCCTGATTGTCTCTCTGCACTCGGTTTCCGCCTCCACGAAGCGCTCAGACTGGAGTAGCTCGATGCCGCGACAGACCTTATCCGAAAAACAATCCAAATCTAACTGGTACTGCCGGGAGATATCCCGCACTATTTCGCCAAATGCTGACACGTTCGCGCCGTTCGTGCCGATAGAATTGATTATCAGGTTAAAGGCATTGTTCAGCCAGTCTTCGCGTTCCGTGAAACCACTGTCGTTCGCCGCATAGGGGATCAGGGCTCCAAGCAGTTCAGGCGCCTCTTCATCCTTAGAGACCCCGCTGCTTAACTTCTCAAGAGTCGCCAGATACATCGACCGCATCGGAACCGGGCCGAACAGATCGTTGAGGAAGTCTACCAGCAGCTTCAGGCGTCGATATCCCCGCCGCGAGAAACGCAGCAGGAAGTAGATGTTGTAGAACCGGTCGGCAACCTCGTACCGGATACGCTTTTCCCTCTCTGGCCGCGCTTCCCTGGCGTATCCCTTGTCCACCAGCTGCTTGAGCTGGGCGCTTGTGTGAGATGAGGAAAGCCTGGCCGCGGCGGATACTTCCTTCGCGAGCATGGGACTCCATCCCTCCGCAAGGCAATGAAACACCTTTCGGGACTGTGTCGGCAGCTCCTCAATGCGGGACTTGAAGTACGGAGTCTGTTCGTCGATTAGCTGTTCCAAGTCCTTGAACGCGGAACCGAGCGGCGACTCAACCAGAATTCCGTAGGTCAGCACCAGCAGCCGCGGGTTTCCTCCGGTCAGGCGGCGCATGGTCTCGATTCGCCCGCGTTCGCGGCTCAGTGTCTCGGTGACCTCAGTTTTGCCTTCACGTTCCGCGAGGGCTCGGAAGATCTGAAGATACTCTTCGCACCCAAGACCTTCTAGAAGAAAAACCCGGAAAAACTCGTAAAACGGTTCGCCGCGGTGCCGTATGGCCTCGAAGACGGCGTTTGCGGAACCGATCAGCAGTATCTCCGGATGTTCGATCAACGAAGCCCGCAAAGCGTGGACTTCGCGCTCATCACCCAGTTGTGAGAAAACGATGTCAAGATTTTCGACAAACAGAATCAGCCTCTTTCCGCTTCCTCGGGAGAAATCAATAAGAACCGAGAGCGCGTACGCGGCAAGGCGCTGCGGATCCTTCTCGTCGGCCGAAAGCGCTTCTGCCTTGTCCTCCCATCGGGAATCCCGAGTGGCGCGGGTCAGGTGATGCAGGGCCGTAAGCCAGAAATCCGCCAGGTCGGTCACCTGATAGCTTTCCTCGTGAAACGCCACGGGCTGCCATGCTTCTGCAAGATCGGGCGTTTCGCGTACCGCTTGGAGAAACCGCAGACCGAGGGTGGTTTTGCCCATCCCCCGCGAACCGACAAGCAGCATGTGCTGGCACGGTCGGTCGGTTTTCTGCTCGTCCAGGAGGCGAAGCATCTCAGTGAGGGTCTCCTGACGGGCGACGAAGGAAGCCTTGAGTTCTTCCGGGGAGAGTTGGGCCGGGTTGTAGATACGTCTTTGCTTCATGGCTCCATCCCCCCTGACCGGTTTTTCCGCCACCACTCCCTAAGCAGGTTCGATCTGAAACACACATGGGAGCCGTCCCGCCGCACGTACCCGTCCGATTCCAGATTGCGAAGCGCCGAGAGAAGCTCGCTTTCGCCCTGCCGGGTCAGTTTCTCAATATCCGAGATGCGCGCACCGTCTCTCCGCCGACAGGCGTGATTGAGTATGTCGTGCGCCGCTTCCTGCTCGTCTGCGTCAAGCATGATTTCCAAGCGGGCTGCGTAATGGTCAAGATGAGGCGTGCCGCCAGGTCCCGTAAGCCTTTCCGTGAAGCATCGCTCTATTGCACTTTCGGAAACGCGCGAGGGGTCCCCATTGCAGGATTGGCGAAGGGTCGAAAAAAACAGTTGCAGGTGATAGGGAACCGGATCCGAGAGGAGGTCGAGAATTTGTGAGACGCTACGTTCGTCCATGCGGAAGCCATAACTGTCTCCAAGCTCCTCCAGAAACTTAACTGCGACATCCCGGTCCCATGAATCCAGCTGGAAAGGGGCCAGATCGTTTATTAATCCCGAAAGAGCAAAGCGTCTGAGAACGCCTTCAAGCCCGATGGACCCGCCGATCAGTGTGCACACCTTCCCGCGCATCTGCGGAGACTGGCGCCAGCGCCGGAACCCGGACAGCAGCAACTCGACATCATGTTTTCCTTCGAGGGTTTTCAGCATGCGCGAGACGAGTATCGGAAACTCGTCGAGGATGATCAGGAGGCTGCGACCGGGATCCGGCAGACTCTCAAGACGTTCAAGAAGCTGATCCGCTGTACGTTTCCAGTCCCGGCCGATCGCCCTTTTGAGTTCAATGCGGACTTTTTCGATGCTGACGGAAACTTCGGAAAAGGAAAATGTGCTCTTGAGCGTGTCTACTACGGTCTTTGCGAACGGAATTTTTTCGATGCCTCGGCGGTACTCCGGGTTCACCGCCAGAGCGGCGACAATTGCCGCCAAGCAATCCGCCGAATCTTCGGCACCTTCAACATCCACATAAAAGACATCCCAGTTTTCCCGAGGTTCGCGACGAAGTTCCAACATGAGGCTGGTCTTCCCGACCCGTCGCGGGGCAAGCATCAGAACATGCTCTCCCTGCTCCAGTTTTTCCCATAGCAGTTCCAGTTCGGATTCTCGTCCGTAGAGGTCTTCGCCGATTACCGCCTGTCCTGTAATGTTTTGCATCCGCTCGACTCCCGTTCAGATCAGGATGGAAAACAGAATACATGACAAGGGGTTTTTTGGCAATAAATTTTTTGGCAAAAAGTTTATTGCTATAGGGGAATCCACAGAAGATGCTATCGTCGCACTTCCACGAAATCCAAGGCAATCATTCAGGTCCAGAAAACCCGACAGACGCACAGTCAGTTTTTCAGCACAGCGGAAAACGGCGAAACACTATACACCCAAAGCGTAGTCACCATCACTCATCGCCTTTCGCCCCAGGACATGTCCGCCACGCACTTTCCTAGCTTCGCTCGCTCATCAGAAGCTCCTTCTCCCGCAGCCTCCCAGCCACTTTTTTTTCTTCTCGCGCGCCCTTTTCCTTATTATATATAAGAGCTCAGACTCCCCTTTCCTCAAGGCCCGGGGGAAGTTCTCCGTAATAGGGAGAGTCCTCCTCGTACATCTCAAGGACTTTATCCTTCGGCATGTCGCACATATCTTCCGTGAAACCGAACATCCTGCATATGTGGCGAAGCTCCTCCTCCCTCCCCGGAAGCGGGTCCATGTTATGACGGAACAAGCATTTTTCCTGATTAGGTTGTTTCTAGTTTTATTCACAGCATCGTGCACAGTTGCTAAAGCTGGCAAGAGGGGTGAAACGGACATGAAAGATTTTCTTTGAAGTAAAAGTCATGGGTTGGTGCGTCAGATAAGATTTTTAGACAAAATTAATCTGTCGGACTTATTATCGTCTACTCCAAACACCCTTGAGATGAGTGGCGTTACCGAACAATTCAACTGACCAATCAGGTTCTGAGTTTTTAAGGCAGCGACGCAATCGCACATGACCCTGTTTTGGGTAGGCTTTGCGAATTCCCCATCCATATCGACGAATTGTTTTTTCGACCGAATTATTGCGTTTGGTTGAAGCAGTTGAAGTTAATCGTGCGGAAGAATAGGCCTTAGTTGTTCTTTCCCGTATACGTTTAACATCTTCCTTGCTCGGGAGAGGCTTACGACCTCGACTGAATGGTGTGAGTATGGCAAATGGAGTCGGTATGAGCAAGTTTTCCCAAATATCAGCAAATTCTCCAGTTTTCGAACCGTGATGTGCAACCTTGTACACGGAAGATTTTGTATTTTTTATGGATTGAGAGTCGTTGGCAATAGCTGACCACCCTCCTCCAGGCATCTCCTCAAGATCCGCACCCAGCAATATTGCGTCGTCACCCAAATCAATTAAAAGAGCCACTGAAATATCATTTGGTCGCATGTCTCCCATTCTTGTTCTGGTCGTGCCTAATTCCGGTATTTTCTCAGCCAAGCGTGACAAAAAACTTGCAATGCGTTCATTTGACGGCGAAAGTGCAAATACCTTCACATTCTTCTCGGTTTTTCGAATCAGAGTGTCTGTCAGCAAAAATTTTGGTTTCTTTCCTCGTTGCTCTAAAATCTCCAGAATTTTTATAATTTCTTGCGTTGATCTCGCGCTAGGGGCGGGATCAGTTTCTGCGTAAACCGCGGCAAACCCGAGGAACTCCTCTCCACGAAGAGCCATTGCGCAGCAGAAATCTGCGAACTCGCAACAATCAACCACTTCGGATAGGCCACCGATGTGATCATCATGCCAATGGGTAGCTATAACATGGGAAACTTGTTTAGCGAAATCAACCCCTATTTTGTTCAAGTAGGCGACAGCCGAACTCTGGGATTGACTGTTCTCCTCTAGGCAAGAATCAACGATAATCCATTCACCGTCGCCGATGTGAACAACAATTGACTCTCCGTAGCCGGGACCGATCAATGAAACTTCTATGACATCGGAAGGAGGAGCTTTCAATCTTTTGAATTGAGGAAGCGGGATAGACGCTTCGCTCGTTTTTCAGCACGGTGAAGAGTGGAAGATGTCCAACCTGGTAAACGGCGGAACACAATACGTCCAAAGCGTTGTTGTCGCCCATTGGGACGTATTGAGCGACCCACTGTCAAATAGAACACAGCACCTATTTTGAGCAATTCCTGATCATCGTCTGAAATGTCCTCAATCGGAAGTTCCGCCATCTCGCTTGGGTAGTTTTCCTCGTTTGTCAGGTCGCGTAATCGGGCAGTGAAATTTTCATCTCCCACTGTTTCGACGATACCTTCCCAATCCTGAAGTATCCTGTCTTGAGGTACTTCCGGTGGCGATTTTGGATTTTTAATCTCTGGAAAAGCAAAAGGAGCATATACATTTAACTCCGTATTCTTGTCGATTTTCTGCGGCAAAAGTCCTACCCTGTTTGAGTGCTTGTTGAATGTTGCCAGAAAAGTTTCCTCGACAGCGTCTCTGAAAACATGAATTTCGGTAGGGAACTCACCTATAACATTATCACGTCGAGACATATTATTTGAGTTAAAACCTGGTATATCTGTCCGTATAAAAGCCGCTGTGGCTATAGTCATGTTCGGTATTCCTCCGTCAGCGCCATAATTTGATCCACTATTATTGCTGCCCGCTTCATTGAAATCTCCCAATTGGCTTCTAAAGCTTCAACAGCCAATGATGCATTCTGAACTGATTTTTCATTATCCATCAATTGAAATTGATTACTCACTCCAACGAAAATACCCGTATTACCTTCAATTTTAATAGATGGCTCAACTTGGGCCTGCACGGAACTATCATACTCACCTACCTGCTGCAAATTTTTCTGGAGCATTGTAATCGAAAGCATGCCTCCTCGTTCGTATATGGGTGCGTCGTAAGATTTTTGTATTTCCTTTCCCCACTCACCCCAAGCATCTTTCGGCGCTAATCGACTGCCTACACGATCCCTGACTTCAAAGTCGCCAGTATCAAAATGAATATTTCGGTTGATACCCATAGCTACCACCGGTGTGTGGGGCAGATACTTCCCGAAACATGAAATTACAAGATCTTTAATATGCTCGGGGTGGTCACCAACACCGGTTACTAAAAAATGGTCAAGTCTAACCTTAAGCTCAAATGTATCAACCCCGAAAGCACATTCTTCTTTATTTTGTAACAACATTACCGTTTTCTCGGCTTCTTTTTCTCCTATCATCCCGTGCCGAGCAAACCATGCTGGTTGAAAAATTCTCGGATTGAAAGAACCAAGCAATACAATGCTTGCGTTATCAAATTCTGGCTTGATACGCATAATTCGTATACCTTAGCTGTTTGTAAGTCAACATACCTCGCCCGACAACCACTATAACACCAAATAGGTTTTTTGGACAATCAGAACTTTCCATTCCATTTCTAATTTCATCAACTAATATTGATCTCAACGCTACGCTCTTTCAAACATAGAGTGTTTATCCAAACGCTTCCAGTGCTGTTCTGCTTACGAGCAACTCTGCGAGAGTATCTCAAGTCCACAGAACCGAGGATGAAATCAGAAACCGCTCTATGGCTCCACAAAAACTTACCGTTGAACAATTTTTCCTGAAAGCAGCCGAAAACCGAAATTTTTTCCTTTTTTCAGACTCCCCTTTCCTCAAGACCCGGGGGAAGCTCCCCGTAATAGGGAGAGTCCTCCTCGTACATCTCAAGAACCTTATCCTTCGGCATGTCGCACATATCTTCCGTGAAACCGAACATCCTGCATATGTGGCGAAGCTCCTCCTCCCTCCCCGGAAGCGGGTCCATTGGTTGTATGAGTTTTTCCTCCTCAAGCTCCTTCCGCACGTCCTGGTCCTCGGCAAGCGGAGTTCCGTACTCGTTTGAGTGATAAAGCCTGTCGAACCTCTTCCTCGGCCTCTGGCCGGGATCCTCAGCCGCGTATCCCACTGTCATGAGCCAGATGGGAACTATGTTCTCGGGAGTCCCGAGAACCTTCGGGAACTCGGCCGGCTTTCTCCCCGTGGCGATAAGGCAGCACCCGAGGCCCAGGTCAGTGGCCGCGAGCATGGCGTTCGCTATGGCCTGGCCCGCCTCGACCCTCAGAAGATCCTCCGCCCTGTCCTTGGGAAAGCTCATGAGCCTCGGATAGGTGTTCTCGGTAAGTATCTTGTAGGTCCAGCCGTGAGCGGCGGTTATGGCCCTCGCGGGAAACAGCACCTGGAAGGTCTGTATGAGCTCCTTGTACCAGGCGTCCAGGTTTATCAGCCACGCAACGATAATCGGGGCCTGGCGCAGGTGGATCTCGTTAAACGCGGATCCGCATTCAACTATCTTCTCGAATTTCTCCGGGGGATAGGTCCTTTTGTCTATGACTATCGCCTCGGTCGAGTTGCAGTTGCCCTGGCAGGAGCAGTACCGCGCCGCCTGGAGCATCTTCTGTATCTTCCAGTCCTCAACCTCTTTCCAGGGCTTGTAGAACCTAAAGCTTCTCCTGGTGCCCATTGCTTCAAAAACTTCCATTGTAAATCCCTCCTTTGTCTCTGGTTTGTTCTCTAAAAGTTTCTCCCCCGCCGCACCTAAAGCGTGGTCCAGCCCCCGTCTATAACAAGATCGGAACCCGTAACGTACCGGGCCTCG
The nucleotide sequence above comes from Candidatus Dadabacteria bacterium. Encoded proteins:
- a CDS encoding ATP-binding protein, whose product is MKQRRIYNPAQLSPEELKASFVARQETLTEMLRLLDEQKTDRPCQHMLLVGSRGMGKTTLGLRFLQAVRETPDLAEAWQPVAFHEESYQVTDLADFWLTALHHLTRATRDSRWEDKAEALSADEKDPQRLAAYALSVLIDFSRGSGKRLILFVENLDIVFSQLGDEREVHALRASLIEHPEILLIGSANAVFEAIRHRGEPFYEFFRVFLLEGLGCEEYLQIFRALAEREGKTEVTETLSRERGRIETMRRLTGGNPRLLVLTYGILVESPLGSAFKDLEQLIDEQTPYFKSRIEELPTQSRKVFHCLAEGWSPMLAKEVSAAARLSSSHTSAQLKQLVDKGYAREARPEREKRIRYEVADRFYNIYFLLRFSRRGYRRLKLLVDFLNDLFGPVPMRSMYLATLEKLSSGVSKDEEAPELLGALIPYAANDSGFTEREDWLNNAFNLIINSIGTNGANVSAFGEIVRDISRQYQLDLDCFSDKVCRGIELLQSERFVEAETECRETIRQEPENLFARFLLGFALGGRKHFEDALDAFRHVTEAVSPDDAAQLRIYALGALIAEAGILFTLENSGDASNVIGKIPELVNQDDPHPLRYAATEWLRLLGEFFSEKDHHEEALATWRQASQYVRPDDPEWLRLALIKTLAEKGNVLVAQKRYDEVVSILESFTQYVRTDDSATLRYGASLALFALDTAYLELGRFEDWITSHGRFSEYIYMKDPVDTRQKFAKLLATRSNIANLLGCYDNSESGCKKAAELDPECGEAWRVRAEAILRSDDVARLEEAKRYACRAAELMPEEPAAFHTVSDVLARCGNWMAALEKLDRALSVAVGQRYWNTHDLTESLINLTAAGWSQQVMQIMESHPALTETMEPLWHAVRAETGEELESLPAEITQAVIDIRKRFSEKKKMLPKTTPLSI
- a CDS encoding MBL fold metallo-hydrolase is translated as MPLPQFKRLKAPPSDVIEVSLIGPGYGESIVVHIGDGEWIIVDSCLEENSQSQSSAVAYLNKIGVDFAKQVSHVIATHWHDDHIGGLSEVVDCCEFADFCCAMALRGEEFLGFAAVYAETDPAPSARSTQEIIKILEILEQRGKKPKFLLTDTLIRKTEKNVKVFALSPSNERIASFLSRLAEKIPELGTTRTRMGDMRPNDISVALLIDLGDDAILLGADLEEMPGGGWSAIANDSQSIKNTKSSVYKVAHHGSKTGEFADIWENLLIPTPFAILTPFSRGRKPLPSKEDVKRIRERTTKAYSSARLTSTASTKRNNSVEKTIRRYGWGIRKAYPKQGHVRLRRCLKNSEPDWSVELFGNATHLKGVWSRR